CTTTTGAGCTATGGAAAGAAATCGTAGAATGTACCTGTAAACCCTGGTATCAATCTGAAATTGAAGCTTGCGCTGCTTATTCTTACAGTCTTCAGCGTCAGTTGAATATGATATTACTGACTAAGGAAGAAGAGAAATACAGAAAACTGGCCGAATTGCTCAAAGAAAAGAATGCAGAACTGGAAAATATCAACTGGATCAGCTCGCATGACCTTCAAGAACCATTAAGAAAGATTCAGCTTATTTCTTCTCATTTACTAGCCGAAGAAGAGGTGTCATCAGCCGTTGAACACTCCCTTAACCGACTCAATGCTTCAGCAGAAAGAATGCAGACTTTGCTGGCTGATATCAGGAAATATAGCAAGTTAAATGCCTCGGAAGATCCATTTGAGGAAGTTGAGCTGGGAGTGATTTTGGAGCAGGTCAAGCGTAATGCACTGGAAAATGCGGAGGCTGCTGTGGACATTTCCTGGGACAAGCTCCCTGTGTTGCGAGGCGTCCCATTTTTGATACAGCAGCTTTTTTCCAACCTGATATCAAACTCCATCAAATATGCCAAGAAAGGTGTACATCTTAGGATTGAAATTACTGCATGGGATGAAAAACTCCCTTTTGAGAAAGAAGATGCGCTTTATCAAGTGATCTCAGTTCAGGATAATGGGATAGGATTTGAGCAGAAATATGCAGATTCTATTTTCAATATCTTCACCAAACTCCACCATGCATCCCAATATCCAGGCTCCGGCATGGGACTAGCTCTATGTAAAAAGATCATGCGCAATCACGGAGGTCATATTCAGGCAAAAGGTGAATTGGGAGTGGGTACTGAGATCATGCTTTACTTTCCGGTAAGCTGATAGTTATTGTTTTAAACGCTCCATTTCCTCTGCGGCGGTAATGGGCTGTTCGTTATAAACCAAAGTCCAACCCAGAGAATTGGTAAGAATATAGATATTCAACAGCTCCTCCATCAATCTGTCCTGAGCTTCAGCACGCAGGTTGCTACTCTCTACTTTTTTACGAAAGTAGTCTGTCACGCTATTTTTGATTTTGTTGTAATCTTTTGCTTCAAACTTATTGAAGTAATCTTGCTTCACATCGTAATACTCAAATTCAGGATAAATATTGATCTCCGGATCTGGAATGCTCAGTAAGGTTACAGTTTTGTTTTTCTCGTCTAGCCTTATTTCCAAAGCTCTCAGATCATATTCTACCGTTGCTTTTGCATGGGTTACGACCAGCGCTTTTTTATCAGAGGTGATCATGTCAAGAAAGAGGTTCTGGGAATTTTTGTAGG
This genomic window from Algoriphagus sp. TR-M9 contains:
- a CDS encoding DUF4230 domain-containing protein; this encodes MTRFANGFLLAVLLLGSIWYFLDRNAQKNELRAASNMIQEQIQQVGKLIVTEANYSQVFTYKNSQNLFLDMITSDKKALVVTHAKATVEYDLRALEIRLDEKNKTVTLLSIPDPEINIYPEFEYYDVKQDYFNKFEAKDYNKIKNSVTDYFRKKVESSNLRAEAQDRLMEELLNIYILTNSLGWTLVYNEQPITAAEEMERLKQ